The proteins below come from a single Halictus rubicundus isolate RS-2024b chromosome 13, iyHalRubi1_principal, whole genome shotgun sequence genomic window:
- the LOC143360574 gene encoding orexin receptor type 2 isoform X6, whose product MPRRPEVMTVSVTVSILTLTFISIDRWYAICFPLRFKSTTSRAKTAIIGIWAFALIFDIPDLVVLHTIPPTHIKVKTILFTQCDISWSQESKLTFTIIKVIFLYTGPLIFMSVAYWQIVKVLWTNDIPGHNLAPRASQMSQTPPLSVGGNPETQLRSRRKAAKMLVTVVITFALSYFPVHLLSVIRYTIMLPSNEFFSVISLIAHGLCYFNSAVNPLIYNFMSGKFRKEFKRTFRCTRGSSSRAQRGYLASSSNLARIKTRTTTIRTTLKNNNNVQRNSEIIPLSAITSVQQNEKHE is encoded by the exons ATGCCACGGCGACCGGAAGTTATG aCAGTCTCGGTGACCGTGAGCATATTGACCCTAACTTTCATATCGATAGACCGCTGGTACGCGATATGCTTCCCCCTGCGGTTCAAGTCAACCACCAGCAGGGCGAAGACCGCCATCATCGGCATCTGGGCATTTGCTCTCATCTTTG ATATCCCGGACCTGGTGGTACTGCACACGATCCCGCCCACCCACATCAAAGTGAAGACGATCCTGTTCACTCAGTGCGATATATCCTGGAGCCAGGAGAGCAAACTCACCTTCACCATCATCAAGGTGATCTTCCTCTACACCGGGCCGCTGATCTTCATGAGCGTGGCGTACTGGCAGATCGTGAAAGTCCTCTGGACGAACGATATTCCAGGTCACAATC TGGCGCCGCGAGCCTCGCAGATGAGCCAGACCCCTCCACTATCCGTCGGCGGTAATCCGGAGACGCAGCTAAGATCCAGACGGAAGGCGGCGAAAATGTTGGTCACGGTGGTCATCACTTTCGCCCTTAGCTATTTCCCGGTGCATTTGCTCTCCGTGATAAG GTATACCATTATGTTACCGTCGAACGAGTTCTTCAGCGTCATCAGCTTAATCGCGCACGGCCTCTGTTACTTCAATAGCGCGGTTAATCCGTTGATCTACAACTTCATGAGCG GAAAATTTCGGAAGGAGTTTAAACGTACTTTTCGTTGCACTCGGGGAAGCAGTTCTCGGGCTCAACGTGGCTACCTCGCTAGTTCATCTAATCTTGCTAGAATAAAGACTCGGACCACTACTATACGAACAAcgttgaaaaataataataacgttcAACGAAACTCGGAAATCATACCTCTCAGCGCTATAACGAGCGTACAGCAaaacgaaaaacacgaatga
- the Btz gene encoding CASC3 exon junction complex subunit isoform X2, translating to MSDTRRRRKSNQSCGSDDLSDSCEELNATKETQSSEQTDGHQDSECDIYPSDSDVESQDGALRESGDGQEEEKPQKKLDDDEDRRNPQYIPKRGTFYEHDDRTADEVPETNPESQSERETKEKKVWKDKEDRWDHDRYNDEEQAPKSHEELIAVYGYDIRNEEGPPRARRRRRYGRGPNKYTRNWEDEDAYGKPGTNVSNRNRKFNRSGEDFPALGTNKNASAQVEEPVISSAWYSSKNKIQNKVQNFPPLQTQSDSPKPKSSSTSNTHTNENKAPNEPTNPAWKKDTKHSPHTQSNNGNSGAGGDADKLVNAKTSPRDSNKRNVQESVSLAASRTRGRGFRTNANNNMVANRTIETKPKGRGAGPIAAENKRNSNVQNDDEQQITHDMKHVSVNDGAQYHQSGRHNKNFYGQSSNQQRSNTVPPRMQQQQQSHSSSQQQQQSIQQQQDSSANRPKRYSSLRQRPTVAETPGQQNYPPQHGQHAQHNQHSHNQHNQHNQHGYFPPQGYPQGHFEQTTPVAAAATPLAGQPVIPLPPNGQPASYAPPPFLVPPPQFIPPQTAPPSIINYVPGPNGPAFQPNFQGYQGYSPPVQPQRPPPPQELFQPQGCTYYSPAQQQQQQQQSAPMRRPKAAIPILPPPDNQQQQGSKGRGRSTQPQQFNQLGNAQQIEQEIKGSMVEVEQQAISEQFENVQVEQSSTIQEMQKGGDLSAIADSMVEEDTKSVEIDAPVVQELVTTEPIVEIINANDSSKIALEDENIVHIKTTVIEKTENDPIVIESSTTDSKVVEEAAA from the exons GGCGCGTTGAGGGAGAGTGGAGATGGCCAGGAAGAAGAGAAACCTCAGAAGAAGTtggacgacgacgaggacagACGAAATCCACAGTACATTCCCAAGAGGGGAACATTTTACGAGCATGATGACAGAACCGCGGACGAAGTACCAGAGACTAATCCAGAGTCGCAGAGCGAAAGGGAAACCAAAGAGAAGAAGGTGTGGAAAGATAAAGAGGACAGATGGGATCATGATAGGTACAATGATGAAGAGCAGGCACCAAAGAGCCACGAAGAACTGATAGCAGTGTATGGCTATGACATTAGAAACGAAGAAGGGCCACCCAGggctagaagaagaagaagatacgG TCGTGGCCCCAATAAATATACACGCAACTGGGAGGATGAGGATGCATATGGAAAGCCAGGAACTAATGTTTCCAATAGAAATAGAAAGTTTAACAGAAGCGGCGAAGATTTCCCCGCACTGGGAACTAATAAAAATGCTTCTGCCCAAGTAGAGGAGCCGGTTATCTCGTCGGCTTGGTACAGTAGTAAAAACAAAATCCAGAACAAAGTACAAAACTTTCCACCCCTGCAAACTCAGAGCGATAGTCCGAAACCGAAATCTAGCAGTACATCTAATACTCACAC GAACGAGAACAAAGCTCCGAACGAGCCTACAAATCCCGCTTGGAAAAAGGACACCAAGCATTCTCCACATACTCAGAGCAACAATGGAAACAGCGGAGCTGGCGGTGACGCTGATAAATTGGTGAATGCAAAGACATCTCCGAGAGATAGCAACAAGAGGAACGTCCAAGAGTCTGTAAGCTTGGCAGCGAGTAGAACACGTGGACGAGGATTCAGGACGAACGCTAATAACAATATGGTTGCTAATAGAACGATTGAAACTAAACCAAAGGGTCGCGGGGCGGGTCCGATCGCCGCGGAGAATAAGAGAAATAGTAACGTACAGAACGACGACGAGCAACAGATCACGCATGACATGAAGCATGTCAGCGTGAACGATGGTGCACAGTATCACCAGAGTGGAAGACACAACA AAAATTTCTACGGACAGTCGTCGAATCAACAGAGGTCAAACACAGTACCTCCAAGAatgcaacaacaacagcaatcTCATTCCTCAtcgcagcaacagcaacaatcGATTCAGCAACAGCAAGACAGTTCTGCCAACAGACCGAAGCGATACTCCAGTTTACGTCAACGTCCTACAGTCGCCGAAACTCCCGGGCAACAGAATTACCCGCCGCAGCATGGACAACACGCGCAACACAACCAGCACAGTCATAATCAACATAATCAGCACAATCAGCACGGATATTTCCCTCCGCAAG GATATCCGCAAGGCCATTTCGAACAAACCACGCCTGTTGCTGCCGCTGCCACGCCACTGGCTGGACAGCCTGTTATTCCTTTGCCACCGAATGGCCAACCGGCTAGTTATGCTCCACCGCCATTTTTGGTACCGCCGCCGCAATTTATTCCTCCGCAGACTGCTCCACCTAGTATAATCAATTATGTTCCCGGCCCGAACGGTCCAGCATTTCAACCGAACTTTCAGGGCTACCAAGGATACAGTCCGCCGGTTCAG CCGCAGCGTCCTCCACCCCCGCAAGAGCTTTTCCAGCCACAAGGTTGTACTTACTATAGTCCAgcgcagcagcaacaacagcaacagcagtcGGCTCCGATGAGACGACCGAAAGCTGCAATTCCGATTCTTCCTCCGCCCGATAATCAACAACAGCAGGGCAGCAAAGGAAGAGGCAGAAGTACACAGCCACAGCAGTTTAATCAGCTTGGCAACGCGCAACAAATCGAACAAGAAATTAAAGGCAGCATGGTAGAAGTTGAACAGCAGGCAATTTCGGAACAGTTCGAGAATGTTCAGGTCGAACAGAGCTCAACGATTCAAGAGATGCAGAAGGGCGGAGATCTGAGTGCAATAGCAGACAGTATGGTCGAAGAGGATACTAAAAGCGTTGAAATAGATGCACCGGTGGTTCAGGAGCTCGTAACGACGGAACCTATCGTCGAGATAATAAATGCTAACGACTCGTCCAAGATTGCACTAGAGGATGAGAATATTGTTCACATTAAAACAACAGTCATTGAAAAGACTGAGAACGATCCGATCGTTATCGAGAGCAGTACGACCGACAGCAAAGTTGTCGAGGAAGCAGCAGCTTGA
- the Btz gene encoding CASC3 exon junction complex subunit isoform X1, protein MSDTRRRRKSNQSCGSDDLSDSCEELNATKETQSSEQTDGHQDSECDIYPSDSDVESQDGALRESGDGQEEEKPQKKLDDDEDRRNPQYIPKRGTFYEHDDRTADEVPETNPESQSERETKEKKVWKDKEDRWDHDRYNDEEQAPKSHEELIAVYGYDIRNEEGPPRARRRRRYGRGPNKYTRNWEDEDAYGKPGTNVSNRNRKFNRSGEDFPALGTNKNASAQVEEPVISSAWYSSKNKIQNKVQNFPPLQTQSDSPKPKSSSTSNTHTNENKAPNEPTNPAWKKDTKHSPHTQSNNGNSGAGGDADKLVNAKTSPRDSNKRNVQESVSLAASRTRGRGFRTNANNNMVANRTIETKPKGRGAGPIAAENKRNSNVQNDDEQQITHDMKHVSVNDGAQYHQSGRHNKNFYGQSSNQQRSNTVPPRMQQQQQSHSSSQQQQQSIQQQQDSSANRPKRYSSLRQRPTVAETPGQQNYPPQHGQHAQHNQHSHNQHNQHNQHGYFPPQAGNSRGVLESQGYPQGHFEQTTPVAAAATPLAGQPVIPLPPNGQPASYAPPPFLVPPPQFIPPQTAPPSIINYVPGPNGPAFQPNFQGYQGYSPPVQPQRPPPPQELFQPQGCTYYSPAQQQQQQQQSAPMRRPKAAIPILPPPDNQQQQGSKGRGRSTQPQQFNQLGNAQQIEQEIKGSMVEVEQQAISEQFENVQVEQSSTIQEMQKGGDLSAIADSMVEEDTKSVEIDAPVVQELVTTEPIVEIINANDSSKIALEDENIVHIKTTVIEKTENDPIVIESSTTDSKVVEEAAA, encoded by the exons GGCGCGTTGAGGGAGAGTGGAGATGGCCAGGAAGAAGAGAAACCTCAGAAGAAGTtggacgacgacgaggacagACGAAATCCACAGTACATTCCCAAGAGGGGAACATTTTACGAGCATGATGACAGAACCGCGGACGAAGTACCAGAGACTAATCCAGAGTCGCAGAGCGAAAGGGAAACCAAAGAGAAGAAGGTGTGGAAAGATAAAGAGGACAGATGGGATCATGATAGGTACAATGATGAAGAGCAGGCACCAAAGAGCCACGAAGAACTGATAGCAGTGTATGGCTATGACATTAGAAACGAAGAAGGGCCACCCAGggctagaagaagaagaagatacgG TCGTGGCCCCAATAAATATACACGCAACTGGGAGGATGAGGATGCATATGGAAAGCCAGGAACTAATGTTTCCAATAGAAATAGAAAGTTTAACAGAAGCGGCGAAGATTTCCCCGCACTGGGAACTAATAAAAATGCTTCTGCCCAAGTAGAGGAGCCGGTTATCTCGTCGGCTTGGTACAGTAGTAAAAACAAAATCCAGAACAAAGTACAAAACTTTCCACCCCTGCAAACTCAGAGCGATAGTCCGAAACCGAAATCTAGCAGTACATCTAATACTCACAC GAACGAGAACAAAGCTCCGAACGAGCCTACAAATCCCGCTTGGAAAAAGGACACCAAGCATTCTCCACATACTCAGAGCAACAATGGAAACAGCGGAGCTGGCGGTGACGCTGATAAATTGGTGAATGCAAAGACATCTCCGAGAGATAGCAACAAGAGGAACGTCCAAGAGTCTGTAAGCTTGGCAGCGAGTAGAACACGTGGACGAGGATTCAGGACGAACGCTAATAACAATATGGTTGCTAATAGAACGATTGAAACTAAACCAAAGGGTCGCGGGGCGGGTCCGATCGCCGCGGAGAATAAGAGAAATAGTAACGTACAGAACGACGACGAGCAACAGATCACGCATGACATGAAGCATGTCAGCGTGAACGATGGTGCACAGTATCACCAGAGTGGAAGACACAACA AAAATTTCTACGGACAGTCGTCGAATCAACAGAGGTCAAACACAGTACCTCCAAGAatgcaacaacaacagcaatcTCATTCCTCAtcgcagcaacagcaacaatcGATTCAGCAACAGCAAGACAGTTCTGCCAACAGACCGAAGCGATACTCCAGTTTACGTCAACGTCCTACAGTCGCCGAAACTCCCGGGCAACAGAATTACCCGCCGCAGCATGGACAACACGCGCAACACAACCAGCACAGTCATAATCAACATAATCAGCACAATCAGCACGGATATTTCCCTCCGCAAG CTGGCAATTCAAGAGGTGTTTTAGAATCGCAAG GATATCCGCAAGGCCATTTCGAACAAACCACGCCTGTTGCTGCCGCTGCCACGCCACTGGCTGGACAGCCTGTTATTCCTTTGCCACCGAATGGCCAACCGGCTAGTTATGCTCCACCGCCATTTTTGGTACCGCCGCCGCAATTTATTCCTCCGCAGACTGCTCCACCTAGTATAATCAATTATGTTCCCGGCCCGAACGGTCCAGCATTTCAACCGAACTTTCAGGGCTACCAAGGATACAGTCCGCCGGTTCAG CCGCAGCGTCCTCCACCCCCGCAAGAGCTTTTCCAGCCACAAGGTTGTACTTACTATAGTCCAgcgcagcagcaacaacagcaacagcagtcGGCTCCGATGAGACGACCGAAAGCTGCAATTCCGATTCTTCCTCCGCCCGATAATCAACAACAGCAGGGCAGCAAAGGAAGAGGCAGAAGTACACAGCCACAGCAGTTTAATCAGCTTGGCAACGCGCAACAAATCGAACAAGAAATTAAAGGCAGCATGGTAGAAGTTGAACAGCAGGCAATTTCGGAACAGTTCGAGAATGTTCAGGTCGAACAGAGCTCAACGATTCAAGAGATGCAGAAGGGCGGAGATCTGAGTGCAATAGCAGACAGTATGGTCGAAGAGGATACTAAAAGCGTTGAAATAGATGCACCGGTGGTTCAGGAGCTCGTAACGACGGAACCTATCGTCGAGATAATAAATGCTAACGACTCGTCCAAGATTGCACTAGAGGATGAGAATATTGTTCACATTAAAACAACAGTCATTGAAAAGACTGAGAACGATCCGATCGTTATCGAGAGCAGTACGACCGACAGCAAAGTTGTCGAGGAAGCAGCAGCTTGA